One region of Calditrichota bacterium genomic DNA includes:
- the secG gene encoding preprotein translocase subunit SecG, translating into MIAVIIAFHVILSILLMVVILLQSSKGGGLSGAFGGAGAGMGTVFGGRGAATFLSKATVVLATLFFLSNITQGLIIKQQPTRKSLVRKEMEKEGKVKQSAADLLPPIEGEKKPAATPAQPNQGQTTNPNAVGSSTAKKNPQK; encoded by the coding sequence GTGATCGCTGTTATTATTGCATTTCACGTGATTTTGTCTATTTTGCTGATGGTCGTTATTTTGCTTCAGTCCAGCAAAGGGGGCGGTTTGTCGGGTGCCTTTGGTGGAGCGGGCGCTGGAATGGGTACCGTTTTTGGAGGGCGCGGTGCCGCAACCTTCTTGTCAAAAGCAACCGTTGTTTTGGCAACCCTGTTTTTCTTAAGCAATATCACACAAGGCCTCATTATTAAGCAACAACCGACTCGCAAGAGTCTGGTGCGGAAGGAAATGGAAAAAGAGGGTAAGGTCAAACAGTCTGCGGCCGATTTACTGCCTCCAATCGAGGGGGAGAAGAAACCTGCTGCAACACCCGCGCAGCCAAATCAGGGCCAAACAACAAATCCAAATGCCGTTGGTTCGAGCACGGCCAAGAAAAATCCCCAAAAGTAA
- a CDS encoding triose-phosphate isomerase — protein MRKKIVAGNWKMNLTLQEGLALVSALKSSLSDIQKSDVVVCPPFPFLAPVADMLKGTRIGLGAQNMYFEEKGAYTGEVSAPMLLSTGTRYVIIGHSERRKYFGETSEIVNKKVKKAIVSKLTPIMCVGETLEQREKGETESIITSQVIEGLFELLAADVKKMIIAYEPIWAIGTGRTASPEQAVDVHRLIRSIVAKKFGSETAEQVRIQYGGSVKPDNAESLLGQPDIDGALVGGASLKADSFEAIVRAGELFS, from the coding sequence ATGCGAAAAAAGATAGTGGCCGGTAACTGGAAGATGAACCTTACGCTGCAGGAGGGGCTTGCGCTGGTCAGCGCACTCAAATCCAGTCTCTCCGATATTCAAAAATCAGACGTGGTGGTTTGCCCTCCCTTTCCATTTTTGGCGCCTGTTGCCGATATGCTGAAGGGAACACGGATCGGCCTTGGTGCTCAAAATATGTATTTTGAGGAAAAGGGAGCCTATACAGGAGAGGTATCGGCCCCAATGCTCCTGTCCACGGGAACGCGCTATGTCATTATCGGACACTCCGAACGGCGCAAATACTTCGGCGAGACAAGTGAAATCGTCAATAAAAAGGTTAAAAAGGCCATTGTATCCAAATTAACACCGATCATGTGTGTGGGGGAAACCCTGGAACAGCGGGAAAAGGGTGAAACGGAATCGATTATTACCTCGCAGGTCATTGAGGGCTTATTTGAATTGCTGGCAGCCGATGTAAAAAAAATGATTATTGCCTATGAACCCATCTGGGCAATTGGTACCGGACGGACGGCTTCTCCGGAACAGGCGGTTGACGTTCACCGGCTGATCCGTTCGATTGTTGCAAAAAAGTTTGGTTCCGAAACAGCCGAACAGGTTCGGATTCAATACGGAGGAAGCGTCAAGCCCGATAATGCGGAATCGCTTCTGGGGCAGCCTGATATTGACGGAGCCCTGGTTGGAGGAGCCAGCTTAAAGGCAGATTCATTTGAAGCCATCGTGCGTGCCGGGGAACTTTTTTCATAG
- a CDS encoding phosphoglycerate kinase, producing MNKMSIRDVDLKDKRVLMRVDFNVPLDDQGHITNDTRIQKALPTIRYALERGAKLILMSHLGRPKGKVIPSMSLQPVADHLSHLLNKPVRFVNDCIGETVERAVASLKPGEIILLENLRFHAEEEKNDPEFAKKLAALGDVYVNDAFGTAHRAHASTEGVTHFISPCVAGFLMEKEIEYLAKAIEAPVRPFVAIIGGAKISGKIDVIQNLLNKVDALLIGGGMAFTFYKAQGLEIGKSILEADKLELAKEILSDVRSRKLNFLLPVDVVVADKIDPAAQTKIVPVDNIPSDMAGVDIGPETIAQFEEKIVSAKTVVWNGPMGIFEIDAFAKGTDAVAEALAKATERGAVTIVGGGDSVAAVSKAGLEEKITHISTGGGASLELLSGYKLPGLEALTDKE from the coding sequence ATGAATAAAATGTCCATTCGTGATGTGGATTTAAAAGATAAACGGGTTCTGATGCGGGTTGATTTTAATGTGCCTCTGGATGACCAGGGGCACATTACAAATGATACCCGAATTCAAAAGGCCCTGCCAACAATTCGGTATGCTCTGGAACGCGGGGCAAAACTCATTCTGATGTCACATTTGGGGCGGCCCAAGGGAAAGGTGATTCCTTCGATGAGCCTTCAACCGGTTGCCGATCATCTGAGTCATTTGTTAAATAAACCGGTTCGGTTTGTAAACGATTGTATCGGGGAAACGGTTGAACGAGCCGTTGCTTCCCTTAAACCGGGAGAAATCATTCTTTTGGAAAACCTCCGTTTTCACGCGGAAGAGGAGAAAAATGATCCCGAATTCGCCAAAAAATTGGCGGCTCTGGGTGATGTGTACGTCAATGATGCGTTTGGAACGGCGCATCGGGCACACGCTTCAACCGAAGGGGTGACCCATTTTATTTCTCCCTGTGTAGCGGGATTTTTGATGGAAAAGGAAATTGAATATCTGGCCAAAGCCATTGAAGCGCCGGTACGGCCCTTTGTGGCAATTATCGGCGGGGCAAAAATTTCCGGCAAAATCGATGTAATCCAAAATTTGCTCAATAAGGTTGACGCCCTGCTGATCGGGGGCGGAATGGCCTTTACTTTTTACAAGGCCCAGGGATTGGAGATCGGAAAATCCATCCTGGAAGCCGACAAACTGGAATTGGCGAAGGAAATTCTCTCTGACGTCCGCTCAAGAAAACTCAATTTTTTGTTGCCGGTAGATGTTGTTGTTGCCGACAAGATTGATCCTGCTGCGCAGACGAAGATCGTGCCGGTTGACAACATTCCCTCCGATATGGCAGGGGTTGACATCGGCCCGGAAACAATCGCCCAATTTGAAGAGAAAATTGTCTCTGCCAAAACCGTGGTCTGGAACGGGCCGATGGGCATCTTTGAAATTGACGCCTTTGCGAAGGGAACGGATGCCGTTGCGGAAGCACTGGCAAAGGCCACCGAGAGAGGAGCCGTTACCATTGTGGGGGGCGGAGACTCGGTTGCAGCCGTAAGCAAAGCCGGATTGGAAGAGAAAATCACGCACATTTCTACAGGCGGCGGAGCATCATTGGAGCTTTTAAGCGGGTACAAACTGCCCGGACTTGAAGCATTAACGGATAAGGAATAA